A segment of the Colletotrichum destructivum chromosome 3, complete sequence genome:
CATCAACGAAGCCGCATCAACGATTCTGAACGAGAGATTCTATAGCACGAGCGATCAGGTTGAGAACTGCATCAAGCCTTACAAGTTCGATATCGACATTGACGAGAGGGAATGGACGCAAGGTCGCGATCACTCAGCTGAAGTCCTGAAGAAGGAGCTCCAAGACTGCGAAGGTGCCCTTCGAGGCATCGAAGATACCGTTGGCGGCCGGAGGAAGTTGAGGGAAGTAATGAACTTTGTTGACCGTGCTCGCAAGGGAgaggttgtcgtcgagggagAAAGCCGAAGCGGTGCTGGAGGCTTCAGCGCCTCGCTTCTCAAGAGAGGTAAGATAGAAACGGTCCCTACTTTGAATGATGCTCGCTAATGGTTGCTAGGACGCGAGGCTGTCTTCCTCCGAGACCgcgccgacatcatcaagaTGCGCCTGATGGCGGTCAAGTCGAAGCAATGCGCTAACCTTAAGAACAAGTACTACTGCCCCGAGGTCTTCCTTGATGCTGCGGCCACAAAGCTTGCTTCGACGGCTGTGCTATTTCTGAATGTTGAGCTTCTTTCGGAGTTTTACTACAACTTCCCGCGTGAGCTTGACCTCCGCCTCGGAAGACATCTCTCCGACGAAGATATTGAGAGGTTCGCCAAGGAAGATCCCAAGATTAGAAGACACCTGGAAGTCATCCGCCGCAAAGAGCTGCTCGAGTTAGTTctcgagaagatggagagcCTGAGACagctcgagggccgcgagcGGGAACGATTGAAGGGGGCCAACAGCAGATCTGTCAAGGACGACAAGCAGCGTGGACGCTGGGGGCTTTTTTGAAAGGGTGGCAGATGGCGGTATTCCATACTGTGGAAGTCTTCCAGGGtgcctcccccctcctctctccctctgcCTTGGAGACATGTAACGCGTTATGATATGGGTTTAAAAGGAGTTACGGTGTTGGAAGATAGACATTCCGGTTATTAACCATGGTTGGTCCCCGTTGTGTGGAAGGCACTGAGCAGGCCTTGTTCTACAAAAAAGTTTgtcttctgcttcttttctttttgtaCAAGTGGTGTATAAGAAAGAAGGATACCTTCCTCGACTCAACCTCTTGGGTAGAAAATAGACTTTTGTCGCTCCTcgtctctctttttttttttttttttgaacCCTAATCACATTCGTAACTAGGTAGCCAGACAATGCCTCTAATGCCCATAGGCCGACTGATCCAGAAACACTGCCGATATTCGTCCATACTCAATCCCCATTTAGAAAGTCGCATCGACGCTCGTTTGTAAGGTGACCTCCCATCTGAGGCTCGTACCACGACCATAGCCCTCACCGAGTCTGTTCTGGATCAGGGTACATATCCGGCTGCGCAACTTGCTGATAGCCCCCTCATCACAACCTTTGGCTACGCAGATTTTGAGATTGGCCATGCACAGGCCGTAGTGCACCTGCCAGAACTGCGCATCCTCAATTCGTGCGACGCCCGGCTCGGCCTCGATATCCCGCATCACAGAAGACACGCCTTCATTGCCTCCAATGCCGCCGTACGACATGAGCAACATCATAGCCTGAGCCATGGCCAGTTTGGCGCCAAAGAGGAACATGGAAGCAGCGATCGCTGCGCAGAGCGTACGATCGAGCCAGATATAGCTCTTGATGGAGAGAAGCGGCAGTAGGAGCAGTAGACTCGAAAAGAAAACGGTCAAGAAGTGGAAAATGTTGGAGAAGTGGGTGGGCAGTTTGGCCAACCATGATACACGCATGATTCTAGCGATACGCGCGTGGTTCTTGAGGCCGTATGCCGAGATGGCTGtgctggtgatggcggcAAAGGCAGCCCAGTCCACCTCGCCCGCGGAAACGCGTTCGTGAGCATGTTCATGATGCGGCTCATGTCCACCCTTGGTCTCCAACCAGTGCTTGAGATTATGTGACACGAGATCAAAAccgccgaagaggaggaagatggacATGGCAAACCCAGCGAGAACCTCGGCTCTCTCGAGGCCAAAGGGATGCCGGACACTGCTGCGGCGCCAGACTTCGAAATTGCCAAGCACATCGACAGCGACACAGACAGCGGCACTACCAGCATCGAAAAAGACGAGGTGGGATAACGCCATCATGGCGAGGGAGCCCTccgagatgaagaagagccACGACGCGACGGCCAAATGACACAGGCTCCAGTAAAGTCTGACGCGCTGGTCGCGGGACATGCTTTTCCATGCTTCTCGAACCGTGGGCACAGGGAGAGAGGCGGGGAGGACGGGCGGCGGTCGTTGAGGGGGCTCCTGGAAGATCTGGTGCTGGGTCGAAATGGAACTGTGCTTGTAGCGGTGGCCACGACGCTGACCTATGTTCTGCGAGGCGCCATTGTTAGCGGTCAATTGCCGGGTGGTGGAGCTTGAGGAAGCGCGCATCATCAATCCACGACGTTGTCTCTACACGTACCGACTTTACAGGCGAGGTTGAGATGACCTGCGTCTGGAAGTTGAACGGGCCCGGGACGGTCGAGCCCCCAGCTGAGGGagggtcgtcttcggccaTGGCTGGTGTCGCTGTGTCTGGTCGAAGCAAGCCAAGTTTCAGGTTGGCGGGAGCGAGAAGTCCAGGGCTGCCTGAAGGTATCGATGCTACGCGAGGGGGGTAGGAGGTGCTACAGTCGTGGCCGTagtcctcgtcttcgtcgtcgttgtcaaTGCTTATAGATGGGAATCCGAGCAGAGGAGGGGGACCGACGACATGGGTTGTCGAAGTCGATGCGTTATCGCCTTTGCCGTAACCGCTTTGGGGGCTCGGTGGGGTGGGGGTTGCAGCAGGTCGTCTTAGGCTCGGAGGGGTGGAGGGAGAAGATAGGCCTGGTGCAGCAGGGCTGGAATCCATGGAACCTCTTTTTACTTCTTCCCGGCAACCTGTGGCATTCGCAGGGAAGAAATGTGAGAGCAGGAACGATGTCTGCGACAAGATCAACGGCGGTGATATCCCCGACAATAGCCGGCATTCATTttatgtgtatgtgtgtgtgtgcgcgcgaGGCCGCCAGAGGCGATGCCCAGAGAATTGGCTGCTCTGAGTCTGCGTACGAAGGCAAAAAGACACAAGGATAAGATGAGACGATAGGTGCAATCAACGATCGACAAGTGCCTCCAGGACGGGAAAGTTAGGTTAGGATTTCAATTTGGAGTATCCGTAGGTTCCAACAAAGAAGGGACGGAGACATGTCTCCAGGTTCCTTCTTCCCCCACAAATTGAGTCTTGCTTAGTTGCATGTGACGTTCAGAGATATGCTCCTATACCGAATGCATACCTTGTGTAGCCATAAAACAGAGGTTTGTGTTCATCTCAGATCTCAGGGGCACGCCAACACCCACTTTCCGCAGCGACCGCCCCGTAGCGGAAGCGACATTGACTTTCATCACCATTGGGCGGCCCACGTCACAATGCAGGGTCCAACATCTTTTACCTCTTTGCAGTTAGTCCTCTCAGTGTCGACCCCGTCGCCTGAACATAGGTATCTAAGTTGCATCTCTTTCCCGATTAATTCAACAAGGTCCTAGCCCAGGGTGTTACTACCTTCCTGTATCTTGACCTTTTTCTTCCACACGGTGGGatcgtccagggcggcgaaTGGGAAGAAACGCCCAACACAGCCATCATCTCGAACACGGTCCCAAGTCTCTGACCCGAACTGAAGGCTCCTCCCCCACCCATCCCTACCGTCTTAATCCACCCTCCGACGGGACCAAGCCGCCGCGATAAGGGATTATCGCAGTTCACACACAAACAACGCAATGgaccacaccaccaccgccgcggctgacggcggcgacggtgccgcccAAGGTTTAATGGATATGACGAACACAGCCTCGCCGAAATCAGCCTCGCAGCACGAGCATCATCTCGTCTACCATCGCCAGCaaccactaccaccaccgtTTCCCCACCGACGCACCTCGTCCGGCGCAAATTTCCTCTCGAAGCTTCCCTTCATGCGCTCCCACTCAGATGggaagcagcagcaacctcacgaggccgacgaagacgcaTCGCGCTCCCCGCCGACATCGATGTCGACCATtacgcagcagcagcagcaacagcagcaaaAGTCGCGACGGAGAAAGGGCTCTCTTAGAAAGGTGGCCTTGCTGGGGAGGGGCGCGCAAAGGGAGCGCAAAGAAGCGAGGCAGCTCACCATTGACACATCACACACCGTCTCCCGCGTTATGGacggcgccttcgcccgATC
Coding sequences within it:
- a CDS encoding Putative cation efflux protein, with translation MDSSPAAPGLSSPSTPPSLRRPAATPTPPSPQSGYGKGDNASTSTTHVVGPPPLLGFPSISIDNDDEDEDYGHDCSTSYPPRVASIPSGSPGLLAPANLKLGLLRPDTATPAMAEDDPPSAGGSTVPGPFNFQTQVISTSPVKSNIGQRRGHRYKHSSISTQHQIFQEPPQRPPPVLPASLPVPTVREAWKSMSRDQRVRLYWSLCHLAVASWLFFISEGSLAMMALSHLVFFDAGSAAVCVAVDVLGNFEVWRRSSVRHPFGLERAEVLAGFAMSIFLLFGGFDLVSHNLKHWLETKGGHEPHHEHAHERVSAGEVDWAAFAAITSTAISAYGLKNHARIARIMRVSWLAKLPTHFSNIFHFLTVFFSSLLLLLPLLSIKSYIWLDRTLCAAIAASMFLFGAKLAMAQAMMLLMSYGGIGGNEGVSSVMRDIEAEPGVARIEDAQFWQVHYGLCMANLKICVAKGCDEGAISKLRSRICTLIQNRLGEGYGRGTSLRWEVTLQTSVDATF